In a genomic window of Vibrio gigantis:
- a CDS encoding response regulator, producing MTKPKMIIVEDDLKLQRMLKDYFVTQDFDVSTLDDGSDATQTILAEQPDIVLLDLMLPVTDGLTICRQTRSLFKGKILMLTASDDDFDHVAGLETGADDYVTKPIKPRVLLARVRSLLRRQEISTPLADDSDNLHFDHLVLKNTYKKCELAGKVLSLTDSEFDLLWLLASNPDTPLSRDYLTQTLRGIEYDGIDRTIDNKIVRLRKILGDDHTPAEKIQTIRGKGYLFVSTAWR from the coding sequence ATGACAAAACCTAAAATGATCATCGTAGAAGACGATTTAAAACTTCAGCGAATGCTAAAGGATTACTTTGTTACGCAGGATTTTGATGTCTCCACATTAGATGATGGTAGTGATGCTACGCAAACCATCCTTGCCGAACAGCCTGATATCGTGTTGTTAGATTTAATGCTCCCTGTAACCGATGGACTGACAATATGCCGACAGACGCGCAGCCTCTTTAAAGGTAAGATTTTAATGCTCACCGCCAGCGATGATGATTTCGACCACGTCGCAGGCTTAGAGACAGGCGCAGATGACTATGTCACCAAGCCAATCAAGCCAAGAGTTCTACTGGCAAGGGTTCGCTCGCTGCTACGACGTCAAGAAATCAGTACTCCTTTAGCTGATGACTCAGATAACCTTCATTTCGACCATCTGGTTCTGAAAAACACCTACAAGAAGTGCGAACTTGCAGGAAAGGTTTTGTCACTCACTGACAGCGAGTTTGACCTATTGTGGTTATTAGCAAGTAACCCTGATACTCCGCTATCACGTGACTATCTGACGCAAACGCTGCGTGGTATTGAGTACGACGGAATCGATCGAACAATTGATAATAAAATAGTGCGCCTAAGAAAAATTCTTGGCGACGACCACACACCAGCAGAAAAAATTCAGACCATTCGCGGGAAAGGTTACTTATTTGTTTCGACCGCCTGGCGTTAA
- a CDS encoding Lrp/AsnC family transcriptional regulator, giving the protein MAQQPEMTVDSFDRKILNIVQDSNRATSDNIAEKVGLSPAAVQRRLKRMRTQGVIQADVSVINPKAVGHAMTFIVQVTLERERVDLMHNFKKEMSANRSVQQCYYVTGSSDFILIVTAADMEGYDNFTREAFFDNANIKSFQTNVVMDNVKVGLTIPIDEQRD; this is encoded by the coding sequence ATGGCACAGCAACCGGAAATGACGGTCGACAGTTTTGACAGAAAGATCCTCAACATCGTACAAGACTCAAATCGAGCAACTTCGGACAACATCGCAGAAAAAGTGGGGCTCTCTCCCGCGGCTGTTCAGCGCCGTTTAAAACGCATGCGAACTCAAGGGGTCATTCAAGCGGATGTCTCGGTCATCAATCCAAAAGCGGTAGGGCATGCGATGACTTTTATCGTCCAAGTGACCTTGGAGCGTGAACGTGTTGATTTGATGCATAACTTCAAAAAAGAGATGAGTGCCAATCGATCTGTACAGCAGTGCTATTACGTGACGGGCAGTTCTGACTTTATCTTGATCGTCACTGCAGCAGATATGGAAGGGTACGACAATTTTACTCGTGAGGCTTTCTTCGATAATGCCAACATCAAAAGCTTTCAAACCAATGTGGTGATGGATAACGTCAAAGTCGGCCTGACCATTCCGATTGATGAGCAACGTGATTAG
- a CDS encoding maleate cis-trans isomerase family protein: MRSGIATLQSELEALAPAGRVGVIALATDFNIERDLAQLYPSDVQSFTSRVRNYNPLTIDNLRRMEPGIADCADTILPGTELDVVIYACTSGTVVIGSERITQLIHQSRPNAAITNPVTAALAAFDSFKAKRISVLTPYTEAVNQDVAAFFESQGIEVLSIAGFGFEDDTAMTFISPQDIKQAAIEVCDPNADLLFISCTALRAASVIETIEAELDKPVVSSNQVLAWHSLQLMNYPTPIKGFGMLLEHHFQPPSDNCRRSQSL; encoded by the coding sequence ATGAGATCTGGAATCGCTACTTTACAGTCTGAATTAGAAGCATTAGCACCAGCAGGACGCGTCGGTGTGATCGCGTTAGCAACTGACTTTAATATTGAGCGAGATCTCGCCCAACTGTACCCAAGTGATGTGCAATCTTTTACTAGCCGTGTTCGAAATTACAATCCTTTGACCATTGATAATTTACGCAGAATGGAGCCGGGAATTGCCGATTGTGCCGATACTATCTTACCGGGCACAGAGTTGGATGTTGTGATTTATGCATGTACCTCTGGCACGGTGGTTATCGGAAGCGAGCGAATTACCCAGCTTATTCATCAGTCTCGCCCAAACGCTGCGATAACGAATCCTGTGACCGCTGCCTTAGCGGCTTTCGATAGCTTTAAAGCTAAGCGCATCTCGGTATTAACGCCTTATACCGAAGCTGTGAATCAAGACGTGGCCGCATTTTTTGAGTCGCAAGGCATTGAGGTTTTGAGCATTGCTGGCTTCGGCTTTGAAGATGACACCGCGATGACGTTCATTTCACCACAGGACATTAAACAAGCCGCGATTGAAGTCTGTGATCCGAACGCCGATTTACTGTTTATCTCTTGTACTGCATTACGAGCTGCATCAGTCATCGAGACCATTGAAGCGGAATTAGATAAGCCCGTTGTTAGCAGCAATCAGGTATTGGCTTGGCACTCGCTTCAGTTGATGAATTACCCCACGCCTATCAAAGGCTTCGGTATGTTGTTAGAGCATCACTTTCAACCACCCTCAGATAATTGCCGAAGGTCACAGTCGTTGTAA
- a CDS encoding alpha/beta hydrolase, producing the protein MNHYRKALLALPLILLAGCNSSSSSNKPATKAQAKPKADYVFSSAKLGELYQERQELQEAMKLTYDGVQYEKILFAEDISDEQKVVRLADSLGQSVDLYLPDAGADDCAIYREGDLFDSFDCGTAQRSIGNDSTLINTTTNTNKQVELEYHNELIQYVTSLGSTILSKTKSGNKVTITTSFAFNAFYRDVLNETGAVDRIQSTLGASTYSQLFDIVKLYQGSEMTLKFTNHIGGSADDDINMYTGRMIHNNNMTTIVTPTGSVFSGGTDLFAAGNPRVLQRADTTKAIELNKQVGVHSWAEGDKTAKEFPYTNESHRKQATYFKKVMGDKGIDFYIFTLDSAPASGEHWVTKADSDKYGFITRIE; encoded by the coding sequence ATGAACCACTATCGAAAGGCATTACTGGCGTTACCTTTGATTCTTTTAGCGGGCTGCAATTCAAGTTCCAGTTCGAATAAGCCTGCTACTAAAGCGCAAGCGAAACCTAAGGCGGATTACGTATTTTCATCGGCTAAGCTTGGTGAGTTGTATCAAGAGCGACAGGAGCTCCAAGAGGCAATGAAGCTGACCTATGATGGGGTTCAGTATGAAAAAATTCTGTTTGCTGAAGATATTAGTGATGAACAAAAAGTGGTTAGGCTTGCGGATAGCCTAGGTCAAAGTGTGGATCTGTACCTCCCTGATGCTGGCGCCGATGACTGTGCTATTTACCGCGAGGGTGATTTGTTTGATTCATTTGATTGTGGCACGGCTCAACGTTCAATTGGGAATGACAGCACGTTAATTAACACGACGACGAATACTAATAAACAAGTCGAGCTTGAGTATCACAATGAACTGATCCAATACGTGACTAGCCTAGGGTCTACAATCCTGAGTAAAACTAAAAGTGGGAACAAGGTTACGATCACCACGTCGTTTGCTTTCAATGCTTTTTACCGCGATGTGCTCAATGAGACTGGCGCTGTTGATCGAATTCAGTCGACTCTGGGTGCATCAACTTATTCTCAGCTGTTTGATATTGTGAAATTGTATCAAGGCAGTGAGATGACGCTGAAGTTTACCAACCATATTGGTGGTAGTGCCGACGATGATATTAATATGTATACCGGTCGCATGATCCACAATAACAACATGACGACGATCGTAACGCCTACGGGTTCGGTGTTCTCTGGCGGCACGGACCTGTTTGCTGCAGGTAATCCACGAGTTTTGCAACGCGCTGATACCACCAAAGCTATTGAGCTTAATAAGCAGGTTGGTGTGCACAGTTGGGCTGAGGGTGATAAAACAGCCAAAGAGTTCCCATACACCAATGAAAGCCATCGTAAGCAAGCGACCTACTTTAAAAAGGTGATGGGAGACAAAGGAATTGATTTCTATATCTTCACTTTAGACTCTGCGCCTGCTTCGGGTGAGCACTGGGTGACTAAGGCCGATTCAGATAAATATGGTTTCATCACTCGTATTGAGTAG
- a CDS encoding diaminopropionate ammonia-lyase has product MQLLAGTLTHYANPQARPELEYSSEQLDILSVASSEQAIKDISQWPGYSVTPLHELNRISAEIGVNKFWYKDESQRFGLKSFKALGGAYAVARQLQIEIANRYGKNPTISELLNGEWKSEVAEIVVSCATDGNHGRSVAWGAQMFGCGCVIYIHRDVSEGRKQAMEAFGAEVVRITGNYDESVRLADSEARAKNRVIVSDTSYEGYMEIPKDVALGYTVMLAEIVEQLDGEIPTHVFVQGGVGGLASAVCGYFWDLWGAERPRFVIVEPEQANCLQKSAQAGKPVVVTGDLETLMAGLACGEVSSLAWTILQNGADDFMTLSEEAIPQAMRMLASGEHAEVAIEGGESAVPGFAAAIIAKQEPKFADKLNLTEDSRVLVIGTEGATDPDLYQQIIDNKI; this is encoded by the coding sequence ATGCAGTTACTGGCTGGCACTCTGACACACTATGCTAACCCTCAAGCACGCCCTGAATTGGAGTACTCAAGTGAGCAACTTGATATTCTAAGTGTTGCGAGTTCTGAGCAGGCAATTAAGGACATTTCACAATGGCCGGGTTATTCCGTCACCCCTTTGCATGAATTGAATCGTATTTCTGCTGAGATCGGCGTAAACAAGTTTTGGTACAAAGATGAATCGCAGCGATTTGGCCTAAAGAGTTTTAAAGCACTCGGTGGCGCTTATGCGGTTGCGCGTCAGCTTCAGATTGAGATCGCCAACCGTTATGGGAAGAATCCAACCATCAGTGAGCTGCTCAACGGGGAATGGAAATCAGAAGTTGCTGAAATTGTTGTCAGCTGTGCGACAGACGGAAACCATGGGCGCTCGGTAGCATGGGGAGCGCAAATGTTCGGCTGTGGCTGTGTGATTTACATTCATCGCGATGTGTCGGAAGGGCGTAAGCAAGCGATGGAAGCGTTTGGCGCAGAAGTGGTTCGCATCACCGGTAACTACGATGAATCGGTTCGTTTGGCCGATTCAGAAGCGCGAGCGAAAAATCGCGTGATCGTGTCGGACACCTCTTACGAAGGCTACATGGAAATACCTAAAGACGTTGCTCTGGGATATACCGTGATGTTGGCTGAAATTGTCGAGCAATTGGATGGTGAAATCCCCACTCATGTTTTCGTACAAGGCGGTGTGGGCGGTTTGGCATCCGCTGTTTGTGGTTACTTCTGGGATCTGTGGGGCGCTGAGCGTCCACGTTTTGTCATCGTCGAACCTGAACAGGCAAACTGTCTTCAGAAGAGTGCTCAAGCGGGCAAGCCCGTGGTAGTTACAGGCGATCTAGAGACTCTGATGGCAGGGCTCGCATGCGGTGAGGTTTCAAGCTTGGCGTGGACAATTCTACAAAATGGCGCGGATGACTTTATGACGCTGAGCGAAGAGGCCATTCCGCAAGCGATGCGTATGTTGGCGAGTGGCGAACACGCGGAAGTGGCGATTGAAGGTGGTGAGTCTGCGGTTCCTGGTTTTGCTGCTGCGATCATCGCTAAACAAGAACCGAAATTCGCTGACAAATTGAATTTAACTGAAGACAGTCGAGTGTTGGTTATTGGTACTGAAGGAGCAACTGACCCGGATCTCTACCAACAAATCATCGACAACAAAATCTAA
- a CDS encoding sensor histidine kinase: MRRIFLESLTGLLVCFMAGLVAYEISVYQLNTDYEYVLEDYEASAHQQLIENIAKNQGLEAAHQAINQFVETTRNKLVTFSPDDEIPGPVSEFFSTNPNTFIFHDDERDLWFRLASSDNTYHYLPNSEAFVRQKIELEDDLIWLFFLASFILYGLCHLFIIFRRVKKLESATLRFAEGDLSTRAETSSGVAIGSLNKSFNLMADRIHRLVESNRSLTNAVAHELRTPIFRIQWQAEMLKDTQLNEEQERTIESIVEDTEEMEKMVDELLYYAKLDSTDLENLKKPLEIRDFLDHAMTRWSKDTQLNIDLSLPAQPSSILADETLLNRALDNLVRNAMKFARSQVSIEASVHQDQLKIAVHDDGDGVAEEHRAHLFDPFYVGDKARNKAKSGHGLGLSIVEKICAQHGASVEVGQSQTLKGAVFTITIQLCNDSADKPIQ, encoded by the coding sequence ATGCGACGTATCTTTTTGGAGTCCTTAACAGGGCTGTTAGTTTGCTTTATGGCCGGCCTTGTCGCCTACGAGATTAGCGTCTATCAGCTCAATACTGACTACGAATATGTACTGGAAGATTACGAAGCGAGTGCCCACCAGCAATTGATCGAAAATATCGCAAAGAATCAGGGGCTTGAAGCTGCTCATCAAGCGATAAACCAATTTGTAGAAACTACACGAAATAAACTGGTTACGTTCAGCCCAGACGATGAAATACCAGGCCCCGTTTCAGAGTTCTTCAGTACCAATCCGAATACCTTTATCTTTCACGATGATGAGCGTGACCTATGGTTTCGCTTAGCAAGCAGCGACAATACCTATCACTACCTTCCCAACAGTGAAGCGTTCGTTAGGCAAAAAATAGAGCTGGAGGATGACCTCATTTGGTTGTTCTTTTTAGCGAGCTTTATCTTATATGGCTTGTGTCATCTATTTATTATCTTCCGTCGAGTCAAAAAGCTTGAGTCTGCCACTCTGCGTTTTGCTGAAGGGGATCTCTCCACACGAGCCGAGACTTCAAGTGGTGTTGCGATTGGTTCACTGAACAAATCCTTCAACCTGATGGCCGACAGAATTCACCGCTTAGTTGAAAGTAATCGCTCACTCACTAATGCTGTCGCTCATGAACTGCGTACGCCAATATTCCGTATTCAGTGGCAAGCTGAAATGTTGAAAGACACTCAGCTAAACGAAGAGCAGGAGCGTACGATAGAGAGTATTGTCGAAGACACTGAAGAGATGGAAAAGATGGTCGATGAACTATTGTATTACGCCAAACTCGATAGCACTGACCTAGAGAACCTAAAAAAGCCATTAGAGATTCGAGACTTTCTCGACCACGCAATGACGCGTTGGAGTAAAGACACTCAACTCAACATCGACCTTTCACTACCAGCGCAACCTAGCTCAATACTTGCGGATGAAACACTACTCAACCGAGCACTAGATAACCTCGTGCGTAACGCAATGAAGTTCGCACGCTCGCAAGTGTCGATAGAAGCAAGCGTGCACCAAGATCAACTGAAAATTGCGGTACATGACGACGGTGATGGCGTTGCAGAGGAGCACCGAGCACATCTGTTCGATCCCTTTTATGTTGGCGACAAAGCACGTAATAAAGCTAAGAGTGGCCATGGGTTAGGGCTTTCTATCGTTGAGAAAATCTGTGCTCAACACGGCGCTAGCGTAGAGGTTGGTCAGAGCCAAACCTTAAAGGGTGCGGTATTCACCATAACCATTCAGCTATGTAATGATTCAGCTGACAAACCCATACAGTAA
- a CDS encoding M28 family metallopeptidase, translated as MAIQKSMLALAVLGGSLALINSTSAYASLGITPPANEEVWITTDADAQHIMTQHGATVYPSVTRNKHSIVAKINAKQLAKLSSHMHEETHRCGGYMVHEDKASALKAAAMPLTMSTFEKPVISHQDTVNDLLAQVEPNNMVTTIENLTNFTNRFYTTSTGVAASDWLLERWKTEIKDVPYASARQITHAEYPQKSVEVTLLGAKYPEEIVVVGGHLDSTVGSWTSEGTISPGADDDASGIATVTEALRLMIASGIQPDKTIKFYGYAAEEVGLRGSQDLANALRDEQANVVSVLQLDMTNYNGSAHDITFITDYTDSNLTAYLSELIDTYASDISYGFDDCGYACSDHASWHNVGYPAAMPFESMFNDYNPSIHTEHDTLENSDPTATHATKFAKLAIAYLVETSLDSPVAGPKELQNDVPVEGLAAGYGEEQFFTFTTQSAGQLTITLTGPRSGDADLYVKYNGVVSKANFDCRPYQNSSNEQCVLNKPAGEFSIMVRGYRNFSDVSIVANFVPDSL; from the coding sequence ATGGCTATTCAAAAAAGCATGCTAGCTTTAGCTGTACTCGGAGGTTCTCTAGCCTTAATCAACAGTACTTCGGCTTACGCATCCCTAGGCATCACACCACCAGCGAACGAAGAGGTTTGGATCACCACCGATGCTGACGCACAACATATAATGACTCAGCATGGCGCAACGGTTTACCCAAGCGTGACGAGAAACAAGCATTCCATCGTCGCGAAAATCAACGCAAAACAGCTAGCTAAACTCTCTAGCCACATGCATGAAGAAACCCACCGTTGTGGTGGCTACATGGTACACGAAGACAAAGCAAGTGCGCTCAAAGCCGCAGCGATGCCACTGACCATGAGCACCTTCGAAAAACCGGTGATCAGCCATCAAGACACGGTTAATGACCTCCTCGCTCAGGTCGAGCCAAACAACATGGTCACGACCATTGAAAATCTAACCAACTTCACCAACCGTTTTTATACTACTTCTACTGGTGTCGCTGCTTCAGATTGGCTTTTAGAGCGTTGGAAAACGGAAATTAAGGATGTGCCTTATGCGTCTGCCCGCCAAATCACGCATGCCGAGTATCCACAAAAATCCGTTGAAGTGACACTGCTAGGCGCGAAATACCCTGAAGAGATCGTCGTTGTTGGCGGACACCTTGATTCGACTGTTGGGTCTTGGACAAGCGAAGGCACCATCTCACCGGGAGCCGATGATGATGCGTCTGGCATTGCAACCGTTACTGAAGCACTGCGTCTGATGATCGCCAGCGGTATTCAGCCAGACAAAACTATCAAATTCTACGGCTATGCAGCGGAAGAAGTGGGGCTGCGCGGTTCACAAGATCTCGCCAATGCATTAAGGGATGAGCAAGCTAACGTTGTGTCAGTACTGCAATTAGACATGACCAACTACAACGGTTCAGCGCACGATATCACCTTCATTACAGACTATACCGACAGTAACCTCACCGCCTACCTCAGCGAGCTGATAGACACCTATGCCAGCGACATCAGTTACGGTTTCGATGATTGTGGCTACGCCTGTTCTGATCACGCCTCTTGGCACAATGTTGGCTACCCAGCCGCCATGCCATTCGAGAGCATGTTTAACGACTACAATCCAAGTATTCATACAGAGCACGACACGCTTGAGAACTCCGATCCAACCGCGACACATGCGACCAAGTTCGCCAAACTGGCGATTGCCTACCTTGTCGAAACTAGCCTTGATTCGCCCGTTGCAGGCCCTAAAGAGCTGCAAAATGACGTGCCTGTTGAAGGACTTGCTGCAGGATATGGTGAAGAGCAGTTCTTCACCTTTACGACTCAAAGTGCTGGTCAGTTAACGATAACATTAACAGGCCCTCGCAGTGGCGATGCTGACTTATACGTCAAATATAACGGTGTGGTATCAAAAGCAAACTTTGACTGCCGCCCATACCAGAACAGCAGCAACGAACAATGTGTATTGAACAAACCTGCGGGTGAATTTAGCATCATGGTGCGCGGCTATCGCAACTTCAGCGATGTCTCTATCGTAGCTAACTTTGTTCCTGATTCTCTCTAG
- a CDS encoding M4 family metallopeptidase, whose protein sequence is MKIRKRLVAVAIASAMSLSVHANESVQIDQPINFTNFSGLNAQLGVSNASSFKMVKEVNLKKRGIYKVKIQQNIWGTPVWGHYLNATQSVQGGALKSVQGRYLKTTTLERSFVKPSINSSQAVELASKDLKIQGLTSKSLDNVQHQLFIYQGSVKQGVGQQSVDKTRLVYVVSYLVEGSEQPTRPFTMLDAHTGEVIDRWEGIAHAQIGTGPGGNEKTGMYEYGTDYHYLDVQENGTECVMESENVVTVDLNGATDGDTTYSYECPRNEHKAVNGAFSPLNDAHYFGNIVFDMYKNWFDTAPLSFKLMMRVHYGNNYENAFWDGKAMTFGDGESFFYPLVSLDVSAHEVSHGFTEQNSGLIYANQSGGMNEAFSDMAGEAAEYYMKGANDWMVGRNIFKGEGALRYMDDPSRDGSSINNASEYYDGLNVHYSSGVFNKAFYHLATTQGWDTKKAFELFVLANQIYWSENSDFWQGACGVKNSATDLGYSADDVISAFNLVGVSPCGEPPLPPEPEYQRLENGVEAAVAGETGSKTYFDIEVPEGQDKLTINLAVSTGDPDMYVGLDYAPSSQENICKSETVTDEVCVIENPTSGRYTVNILGYSDYAGANLKASYESGNANVPPVSSFEHTVVGKEVELRSTSSDSDGQIVSYQWNLGDGNTQTGEVTRYTYAEAGDYVVTLTVTDDAGVATSTSKSITIEGDSAEGFPLKLKFGNKNPNGKARVKLAWDYDTNDYFVIKRNGKNVGATDFNSYVDKFRHNGTVDVEYQVCTSSDICSETKHYRFIKAQ, encoded by the coding sequence ATGAAAATAAGAAAGCGTTTAGTTGCCGTTGCTATAGCCAGTGCTATGTCTTTGTCAGTGCATGCAAATGAATCGGTTCAGATTGATCAACCCATCAACTTTACTAACTTTTCTGGGTTGAACGCCCAGTTAGGTGTTAGCAATGCTTCTAGCTTCAAGATGGTTAAAGAAGTGAACCTGAAAAAGCGTGGTATCTACAAAGTTAAGATCCAACAGAATATTTGGGGTACGCCAGTATGGGGGCACTACCTGAATGCAACCCAAAGCGTGCAAGGTGGCGCGCTTAAGTCCGTTCAAGGTCGCTACCTTAAAACAACAACCCTAGAGCGTTCTTTTGTTAAACCATCAATCAATAGCTCCCAAGCCGTTGAGCTTGCGAGTAAAGATCTTAAGATTCAAGGCTTAACCAGCAAATCTCTAGACAATGTCCAACATCAGCTATTTATCTATCAAGGTTCAGTGAAGCAAGGCGTCGGGCAACAAAGCGTAGATAAAACACGACTAGTATACGTTGTCTCGTACCTAGTAGAAGGCAGTGAGCAACCGACTCGACCGTTCACCATGCTAGACGCACACACAGGCGAAGTTATCGACCGCTGGGAAGGTATTGCCCACGCTCAGATCGGTACAGGCCCTGGTGGTAACGAAAAAACAGGCATGTACGAATACGGTACCGACTATCACTACCTTGATGTTCAAGAAAATGGCACAGAGTGTGTTATGGAGTCGGAAAATGTCGTTACCGTTGACCTAAATGGCGCGACAGATGGCGATACCACTTATAGCTATGAATGTCCTCGTAACGAACACAAAGCCGTGAACGGCGCATTCTCCCCACTGAACGATGCGCACTACTTCGGTAACATTGTGTTCGACATGTATAAAAACTGGTTCGACACAGCGCCACTCTCTTTCAAACTCATGATGCGTGTTCACTACGGTAACAACTACGAGAATGCGTTTTGGGATGGCAAAGCAATGACCTTTGGCGATGGTGAAAGCTTCTTCTACCCGCTTGTTAGCCTAGATGTATCTGCGCACGAAGTGAGTCACGGTTTCACAGAGCAAAACTCAGGTTTGATCTACGCAAACCAATCGGGCGGCATGAACGAAGCTTTCTCTGACATGGCTGGTGAAGCGGCTGAATACTACATGAAGGGTGCCAACGACTGGATGGTCGGCCGCAATATCTTCAAAGGCGAAGGCGCTCTACGTTATATGGACGATCCATCTCGTGATGGTTCTTCAATCAACAACGCATCTGAATACTACGATGGCTTGAACGTACACTACAGCTCGGGCGTGTTCAACAAAGCGTTCTACCATCTAGCAACCACACAAGGTTGGGACACCAAGAAAGCGTTCGAACTGTTCGTGTTAGCCAACCAAATCTATTGGTCTGAAAACAGTGATTTCTGGCAAGGCGCTTGTGGCGTGAAGAACTCAGCAACCGATCTTGGCTACAGTGCCGATGACGTGATTTCTGCATTCAACTTAGTGGGCGTATCACCTTGTGGCGAGCCGCCACTTCCGCCAGAGCCGGAATATCAACGTCTTGAGAATGGTGTTGAAGCTGCAGTTGCTGGTGAAACAGGCTCAAAAACTTACTTCGATATCGAAGTGCCAGAAGGTCAAGATAAGCTGACGATTAACCTTGCTGTCTCTACCGGTGACCCGGATATGTATGTCGGCCTAGATTACGCACCAAGCTCTCAAGAGAACATCTGTAAGAGTGAAACCGTGACCGATGAAGTGTGTGTGATTGAAAACCCAACCTCAGGTCGCTACACAGTGAACATTCTAGGATACTCAGATTACGCAGGTGCAAATCTAAAAGCATCGTACGAATCAGGCAACGCTAACGTACCGCCAGTTTCTTCTTTCGAGCACACGGTCGTAGGCAAAGAAGTAGAGCTGCGCAGCACAAGTTCGGATAGCGATGGCCAAATCGTTTCTTACCAATGGAACCTAGGCGATGGCAACACGCAAACAGGTGAAGTGACTCGTTATACCTATGCTGAAGCTGGCGACTACGTGGTAACCCTAACCGTGACTGACGATGCAGGTGTTGCGACCTCAACAAGCAAGTCGATCACGATTGAAGGTGATTCAGCGGAAGGCTTCCCACTAAAATTGAAGTTTGGTAACAAAAACCCGAACGGCAAGGCTCGCGTTAAACTGGCATGGGATTACGACACCAACGACTACTTTGTGATTAAGCGTAATGGCAAGAATGTTGGTGCGACAGACTTCAACTCATACGTCGACAAGTTCCGTCACAACGGCACAGTAGATGTGGAGTACCAAGTGTGTACCTCAAGCGATATCTGTTCAGAAACCAAGCACTACCGTTTCATTAAAGCACAGTAA
- the lhgO gene encoding L-2-hydroxyglutarate oxidase, with product MNSIYDYIIVGGGIVGVSTAWQLQQAHPDKSILLVEKERGFAQHQTGHNSGVIHAGVYYAPGSLKADFCKRGVERTIAFCSQHDIPVENCGKLLVATNQQEVERMNALYQRCHDNDIDVDLLDQAQLKLAEPNITGLGAIYVKTTSIVDYKKVTEVMAQEFVEAGGKLSLGTEVIMADEQEDEVQLTCKVDGQTLQLNSRFLITCSGLMADRMTSMLGIETDFQIVPYRGEYYQLDAKHNQVVNHLIYPIPDPELPFLGVHLTRMIDGSVTVGPNAVQGWKREGYGKLNFSFKDTLQMLSFAGFWKVTANHLKTGLVEFKNSWWKPGYLKLVNKYCPSITVSDFKPYPAGIRAQAVLKDGTLVHDFLFAESPRSLHVCNAPSPAATSAMPIGEYICTKVMKKTS from the coding sequence ATGAACTCAATATACGACTATATTATCGTTGGTGGTGGCATTGTTGGTGTGTCGACGGCATGGCAACTTCAACAAGCTCATCCAGATAAAAGCATCCTTTTAGTCGAGAAGGAACGTGGCTTTGCGCAGCACCAAACCGGTCACAACAGTGGTGTGATTCACGCTGGCGTTTACTACGCTCCGGGCAGTTTAAAGGCGGATTTTTGTAAGCGTGGCGTCGAGCGCACCATCGCCTTTTGCAGCCAACACGATATCCCCGTCGAAAACTGCGGTAAGCTGTTGGTCGCGACCAATCAGCAGGAAGTGGAGCGCATGAACGCGCTCTATCAACGTTGTCATGATAACGACATTGATGTCGATCTCTTGGATCAGGCGCAACTGAAACTTGCTGAGCCAAATATCACGGGCTTGGGCGCGATTTATGTCAAAACCACCAGTATCGTCGACTACAAAAAAGTCACCGAAGTAATGGCTCAAGAGTTTGTTGAAGCGGGTGGCAAACTTAGCCTTGGCACTGAAGTGATTATGGCAGATGAGCAAGAAGATGAGGTGCAGCTAACGTGTAAAGTAGATGGTCAAACTCTACAACTGAACAGCCGATTTTTGATCACTTGTTCTGGTTTGATGGCCGATAGAATGACTAGCATGCTGGGCATTGAAACCGACTTCCAAATCGTGCCTTATCGCGGTGAGTATTATCAGTTGGACGCCAAACACAACCAAGTGGTGAATCATCTTATCTATCCGATCCCTGACCCTGAACTGCCATTCTTGGGCGTGCATTTAACACGTATGATTGATGGCTCCGTAACAGTAGGGCCAAATGCAGTTCAAGGCTGGAAGCGAGAAGGTTATGGCAAGCTTAATTTTAGTTTCAAGGACACGCTGCAGATGCTCAGTTTTGCGGGTTTTTGGAAGGTGACTGCGAATCACCTGAAAACCGGTTTGGTCGAGTTTAAGAACTCGTGGTGGAAGCCGGGCTATCTAAAGTTGGTTAATAAGTACTGCCCAAGTATTACGGTGTCAGATTTCAAACCATATCCAGCAGGCATTCGTGCCCAAGCGGTACTCAAAGATGGCACCCTGGTTCATGACTTCCTGTTTGCGGAAAGCCCAAGAAGCCTGCACGTGTGTAATGCTCCATCGCCTGCGGCAACTTCTGCGATGCCGATTGGTGAGTATATCTGTACTAAGGTGATGAAGAAAACGTCTTAA